In Candidatus Methylomirabilis sp., the sequence GCTGAGGCTGCCCGGCAGGCGGCATAACCGGCCGCAGGATCCGGACGCGCCTGAGGATTCCCCACCGTGAGGTCAAAGAGGATCGCCGCCGGGACGATGGGGACCACCGTCACGCCCACCGGGAACCCGATCCGCTTCTCCTCGAGGTAGCGCATGACCCCAGCCGCCGCCTCCAGGCCATAGGCGGACCCGCCCGCGAGCAGGATGGCGTGCACCTCCTCTACCAGATGACCGGGGCTGAGGGCGTCCAGCTCCCGCGTTCCGGAGGCGGACCCCCGGACATCCACCCCCCCCACCGCGCGCTCCTCGGGCAACAGCACGGTGCACCCCGTGACCCCCGTGAGGTCCGTGAAGTGGCCGACCCGGATCCCCGGAACCGCCGTGATCCCGTCCACCCTGTCTCCCCCACCGTCGCGAAGCGTTGCCATTCTACTGGCGAGGTGCCCTCCCGGCAACCGGGCCATTCCCCCGGGGATCCCTCTCCACCGCAGCCCCGTTGATACGCGCCTCCATTTTTGCTACAGTGCCTATGTACGCACCGCACAGCGGCGACCGCTCCTCCGGCGGCGAAGCGCGTATGGGCAGCCAGGACGATCCCCTTGCAAGCCTCTTCCAGTCCCTCCGCGGCCGGGTGGACGAGCTGATGGAGTCGTTCACGCACCGCGACCGCCCGGCCATCGCCCGGGACCGGGCCTGGAAGCCGGCGGTGGACATCTACGAGACTCCCCACGCCGTGGTCGTCTTCGTGGACATCCCCGGGATGCGACGGGAGGAGATCGAGGTCACCCTTCAGGACAACGTGCTGCGCATCGCCGGCTACCGCCGTGGCGCCGTCCCCGAGGGTGTCCGCACCTGCCACCAGATGGAGATCGACTCCGGCCCGTTCGAGCGCCGCCTGCGGATCGACCTCCCCATTGACGCCCGCCAGATCAGCGCCCAGTACCAGGACGGCTTCCTGCGGATCACCCTGCCGAAGGCGACCGCGAACGACCCAGGCCGGGTAGAGATCGTCTCCGGCTGAGCGCGACAGGTGACCGGGGAGGAAGCGCTGGGGGGTGCTGGGGCAAAACCCGGGACCTCTTCGTCGAGCCGGCGCCGCCGGCATGGGAGGAGATGTGGCGCGAGAGGACCGCGGACGGGGCTTGGCCTGGCTCGCTCTGTTGGTTGCCCTCCTGGCCCTGGGGGTAGCCTACCTCGCCTACCGGCAGGCGGGCGGGGCGGCCGCCCTCCAGGTCAAGGTGGATGTCCTCCAGAAGGCGGTGGACACCGCCCGGAGCGAAACGGCCGACGCCCTCAAAAAGGTTGAAGAAGCCCTCCGGCCTGGCCAGGGCAAGCCGGCCAAGCGGTAGTGCCGGGCCAACTGACGTCGGCTCACGTCGTTCCCGGTCGTCGGCGGTCCGGAGCGTACCAGGGCGTACGCCTCTGGCCGCCTCCTCCCTCGGGCCTCGTGATGCTCGGCATTTGGCCCGGCGCTCGGGTCATCACGTGGGCGTGAGGCACAATTCGCCGGAGTCGCGCCGGGGGGGGAGCGGGTGACGCTTGGCGGGGCCGTCTGGCTCTGGGGGGGGGCGTGTCTCGTCGCTGGCCTCACCCTGGCCAGCCTCCTCCTTTTCCGCGGCCAGCCGCGGGCGGCCCTGGCGACCTTGGCCGTTTCCGGCCTCTTCGCGCTCGGCGTCCACCTCCTCGAGCGGGCCCTCCGGAAGTAGCCGGGGGCTCCGGCGTCCCCCGGGGGGCGCGCCCCCCTTCCCCCGCCGGGCAGATCGGTCCCGTCACTTCTCTCTTGACAGGCATAACTATATATGGCATGAGCATGCCGTATCCTGAAGTATCCCGCAGGGGGGAGCGGGTCCGCCGGAGGGAGAACGCCATCGCCAAGGTCGTCCTCAGCACCTACATCGAGCCCAGCCAGAAGGCCGCCCTCGAGACCCTTTCCCGGAGCACCCGGGTCCCCGTCGCCGAGTACATTCGGGAGGCGATCGATCTGGTGCTGGCCCGCTACGCCCACCTGGTGCGCGCACCGGCGGCTGGCGGGAATGCGCCCGCGAAGAGCGGGCCCGGCCGGGGCGGCCGGCGCCGCGGAGGCCGACACGGATGAGCGGCGGCGAGGCGCAGCTCCCCCTCCCCGCCCTCCCCCCGGCGACCCCCCGTCTCACGAAGGCCGCCTTCCCGGCTCACCTCCCCCTCCGCTCGGCAGCGGCCATCTTCGCGGGGGCCGCCCTTCTCCTGGCGGGGTGGCGGCTCCTGGTGGCCAGCCGCCCCACCCTTCCCCTCTGGGCCGAGGTCCTCCCCGACCTGATCCTGCTCCTCCTGGCGTGCCTGGCGCTGAGCGCCGTCTTCCTCCGGGAGCTCACCCGGACCGCCAAGCTGGCCATCACCGATGGCCTCACCGGTCTGTTCAACCACCGGCACATGCAACAGCGGCTGGCCGAGGAGGTGGCCCGGGCCGAGCGCTTCGGCCACCCGGTCTCCGCCCTCATGATTGACATCGACCGGTTCAAGCGGTTCAACGGGACCTACGGCCACCAGGCGGGAGACCGGGTCCTCGCCGCCATCGCACGCCTGATTCGGGAGACCATCCGGGCGACCGACGTCCCCGCGCGCTACGGCGGCGAGGAGCTGGCCGTCATCCTGCCCCAGACTTCCCTGGTCAACGCCTGCGGGCTCGCCGAGCGGCTCCGGGCGGCGGTGGATGGGCTGAAGTTCCAGCCGCGCAGGGCGGCCCATCCGGTCCGCGTCACCATCAGCGTCGGGGTTGCCACGTACCCGGACCATGCAGCGAACACGGCCGAGCTGATCGATGGGGCCGACCAGGCCCTCTTCCAGGCCAAGCGGGACGGGCGGAACCTGGTACGGGCCTTCGAGCGCCGGGAACACCCGCGGGAGCCGGTGCCGGCTGTGGAGCGGCGCCGCCCGGCGGGCGCGCTGGTTCAGCTTCCCCTGATCGAGGTGTAGGGGGGAGGGGACGGCGAGGGGTGACGGAGCCGCAACAGCGGCGCGATCCGCGCTACGAGGCGGGCCTGCCCGTCGTGTGCCGGGCGGTTGCGGCCGGCGAGGGGGCAGCTTCCTCTCTCATCGGGATGACCTGGAACGTCAGCCGGGGGGGGCTGCAGGCCGAACTCCCGGCCGCCCCCCCGGAAGGGGCCCTGGACCTTCTCCTCAGGGTGGAAGATCGCGCGATCAGCGCGCGCGGGCGGGTCGCCTGGCAGCGGCCGACTCCCGAAGGGGTCCGGTGCGGCTTTGCCTTCAGCGGAATGGAACCGGAGTGCGCGGAGGTCTGGGAAGCCTTCCTGGCCCAGCAGGGAGGGCCGAACCCCCGCCGCTTCGTCCGGTTCGCCATCGATCTTCCCATCACCTGCCGGCCCCGGGATGTTCCGGGGGTCGTCCTGACAGGACGGCTTGCGAACATCAGCGACGGCGGGATGCTGGTCCGGCTCCCGGCCCCCCTGGAGCTGTCGCAGGAGGTGGAGGTGACGCTCGCCGCCGCCCAGACCCCGCTCACGGTGACGTCGACCGTCGCCTGGGCCGACGGAGCGCCCCTTCCCGAGGGGAAGGGCCTCATCCGGCACGGCCTCCGGTTCCTCCCGCCGGCCGGAGAGGGG encodes:
- a CDS encoding ribbon-helix-helix domain-containing protein gives rise to the protein MPYPEVSRRGERVRRRENAIAKVVLSTYIEPSQKAALETLSRSTRVPVAEYIREAIDLVLARYAHLVRAPAAGGNAPAKSGPGRGGRRRGGRHG
- a CDS encoding PilZ domain-containing protein, with the protein product MTEPQQRRDPRYEAGLPVVCRAVAAGEGAASSLIGMTWNVSRGGLQAELPAAPPEGALDLLLRVEDRAISARGRVAWQRPTPEGVRCGFAFSGMEPECAEVWEAFLAQQGGPNPRRFVRFAIDLPITCRPRDVPGVVLTGRLANISDGGMLVRLPAPLELSQEVEVTLAAAQTPLTVTSTVAWADGAPLPEGKGLIRHGLRFLPPAGEGACRLDLFMVRALIAEYLRQTGAAPAE
- a CDS encoding Hsp20/alpha crystallin family protein, with translation MGSQDDPLASLFQSLRGRVDELMESFTHRDRPAIARDRAWKPAVDIYETPHAVVVFVDIPGMRREEIEVTLQDNVLRIAGYRRGAVPEGVRTCHQMEIDSGPFERRLRIDLPIDARQISAQYQDGFLRITLPKATANDPGRVEIVSG
- a CDS encoding diguanylate cyclase, whose translation is MSGGEAQLPLPALPPATPRLTKAAFPAHLPLRSAAAIFAGAALLLAGWRLLVASRPTLPLWAEVLPDLILLLLACLALSAVFLRELTRTAKLAITDGLTGLFNHRHMQQRLAEEVARAERFGHPVSALMIDIDRFKRFNGTYGHQAGDRVLAAIARLIRETIRATDVPARYGGEELAVILPQTSLVNACGLAERLRAAVDGLKFQPRRAAHPVRVTISVGVATYPDHAANTAELIDGADQALFQAKRDGRNLVRAFERREHPREPVPAVERRRPAGALVQLPLIEV